One region of Chanodichthys erythropterus isolate Z2021 chromosome 19, ASM2448905v1, whole genome shotgun sequence genomic DNA includes:
- the nme2a gene encoding NME/NM23 nucleoside diphosphate kinase 2a produces the protein MSGNEERTFIAIKPDGVQRGLVGEIIKRFEQKGFKLVAMKLIQADEDLLRQHYGDLKDRPFFPGLVSYMSSGPVVAMVWEGFNIIKTGRVMLGETNPIDSKPGTIRGDFCVQVVRNIIHGSDSVESANAEINLWFKPDEICDYTKCQDSWLNG, from the exons ATGTCTGGAAATGAAGAGCGCACTTTCATTGCCATCAAGCCTGATGGAGTGCAGAGGGGACTTGTCGGAGAGATCATCAAGCGTTTCGAGCAGAAAGGGTTCAAGTTAGTTGCTATGAAGTTAATCcag GCCGATGAGGATCTTCTGAGACAGCACTACGGTGACCTAAAGGATCGGCCTTTCTTCCCTGGGCTTGTCAGTTATATGTCCTCTGGCcctgtggttgctatg gtGTGGGAGggttttaacattataaaaaccGGCAGAGTAATGCTCGGTGAGACTAATCCCATTGACTCCAAGCCTGGGACTATCCGAGGTGACTTTTGCGTTCAGGTTGTCCG GAACATCATTCACGGCAGTGATTCTGTCGAAAGTGCCAACGCTGAGATCAACCTGTGGTTCAAACCAGATGAGATCTGTGACTACACCAAATGTCAGGACAGCTGGCTTAATGGCTGA